A genome region from Camelina sativa cultivar DH55 chromosome 10, Cs, whole genome shotgun sequence includes the following:
- the LOC104718432 gene encoding BES1/BZR1 homolog protein 3 isoform X2, producing MDRMELMNGSTSASPCSSYQHSPRASYNPSPSSSSFPSPTNPFGDANSLIPWLKNLSSNSPSKLPFFHGNSISAPVTPPLARSPTRDQVTIPDSGWLSGMQTPQSGPSSPTFSLVSRNPFFDKEAFKMGDCNSPMWTPGQSGNCSPAIPAGVDQNSDVPMADGMAAEFAFGCNATTVIGMVKPWEGERIHGECVSDDLELTLGNSRTR from the coding sequence ATGGATCGAATGGAACTCATGAATGGTTCTACTTCAGCTAGTCCATGTTCATCGTATCAACATAGTCCTCGTGCTTCTTACAATCCAAGcccttcatcttcatcattccCGAGTCCTACTAACCCATTTGGTGATGCTAACTCGCTAATCCCCTGGCTCAAGAACCTCTCTTCAAACTCACCTTCCAAGCTTCCATTCTTCCATGGAAACTCGATAAGCGCTCCTGTGACTCCGCCATTGGCTCGAAGCCCTACTCGTGATCAAGTAACCATCCCTGACTCTGGATGGCTCTCTGGAATGCAAACACCACAGAGCGGACCCTCTTCTCCTACGTTCAGCTTAGTTTCAAGAAACCCGTTTTTCGACAAAGAGGCTTTTAAAATGGGAGACTGTAATTCACCAATGTGGACTCCTGGACAAAGTGGAAACTGCTCTCCAGCTATTCCTGCTGGTGTTGATCAGAACTCTGATGTGCCAATGGCTGATGGAATGGCGGCTGAGTTTGCGTTTGGTTGTAACGCAACCACTGTGATTGGAATGGTGAAGCCTTGGGAAGGTGAAAGGATACATGGAGAATGTGTTTCAGATGATTTAGAACTTACACTTGGAAACTCAAGAACCAGATGA